One stretch of Verrucomicrobiota bacterium DNA includes these proteins:
- a CDS encoding NAD(P)/FAD-dependent oxidoreductase yields the protein MNKPVLVVGAGMAGLSCAVHLQRAGIPSRVFEASDDVGGRVRTDCVNGFLLDRGFQVYLDAYPETGKLLDLESLDLRGFAPGALVYKEGNLYRLMDVFRRPNSAIASLRAPIGSFADKLRVGRMRSRLLRSSLAEIASRPDQSTEDYLASKGFSGQMIDSFFRSFYGGIFLERELRTSSRMFEFTFKMFGQGSATIPARGMGQIPKQLASQLPGGTVSLNTSVAEVSERRVTLETGEQIDASVVVLATDSSQIGKLLPISIHPEPRWRSVTNVYFSAKQSPTREAIICLNGSGEGRVNNVCTLTDAAQDYSPDGRALLSVSVLGLPKEENLPERIQEELVGWFGTAVNDWTHLRTDVIPRALPEQLPGVERNGFQVERGVYVCGDHTLSASIEGAVISGKLVAEEIAKNDHGK from the coding sequence ATGAACAAGCCCGTTCTCGTTGTAGGTGCCGGAATGGCAGGACTCTCCTGTGCTGTGCATTTGCAACGTGCTGGCATTCCCTCGCGGGTTTTCGAGGCGAGTGACGACGTTGGCGGGCGGGTTCGGACCGACTGCGTAAACGGCTTTCTTCTTGATCGCGGGTTTCAGGTCTACCTCGATGCCTATCCGGAAACCGGCAAGCTGCTCGATCTTGAGTCTCTTGATCTGCGTGGCTTCGCGCCGGGTGCCTTGGTTTACAAAGAAGGCAATCTCTATCGCCTGATGGACGTCTTCCGCCGCCCTAATTCAGCTATTGCTAGTCTTCGAGCTCCCATTGGGTCGTTCGCCGACAAACTTCGCGTAGGCCGAATGCGGTCCCGTCTCCTAAGAAGCTCACTGGCGGAAATCGCCTCACGACCCGACCAATCCACTGAAGATTACCTAGCCTCCAAGGGTTTCTCCGGACAAATGATCGATAGTTTTTTTCGGTCGTTCTACGGAGGAATTTTTCTCGAGCGTGAGCTTCGCACATCGAGTCGAATGTTCGAGTTTACCTTCAAAATGTTTGGACAAGGAAGCGCGACTATTCCTGCCCGCGGGATGGGGCAGATCCCCAAGCAACTTGCATCACAACTTCCAGGAGGAACCGTTTCGCTGAACACCTCTGTTGCGGAAGTAAGCGAACGTCGGGTCACTCTGGAAACAGGAGAACAAATAGATGCTTCAGTTGTGGTGCTTGCGACCGATTCCAGTCAGATCGGGAAACTTCTCCCGATCAGTATCCATCCCGAACCTCGATGGCGTTCAGTGACAAACGTGTATTTTTCGGCGAAGCAATCTCCAACCAGAGAGGCGATCATCTGCCTGAACGGCAGTGGCGAAGGCCGGGTGAATAACGTATGTACACTCACTGACGCAGCCCAGGACTACAGTCCGGATGGTCGGGCCCTACTATCCGTATCTGTTCTAGGGCTACCGAAAGAAGAGAACCTTCCTGAAAGGATTCAAGAAGAGCTCGTCGGGTGGTTTGGAACAGCGGTGAATGATTGGACTCATCTCCGCACGGATGTTATTCCAAGAGCCCTACCGGAGCAGCTACCCGGAGTTGAGCGAAACGGATTTCAGGTGGAACGGGGAGTCTACGTCTGCGGCGACCACACATTGAGCGCTTCGATCGAAGGTGCTGTCATCTCCGGTAAACTCGTCGCTGAGGAGATCGCAAAAAATGACCATGGCAAATAA
- a CDS encoding DUF72 domain-containing protein, with protein sequence MANKLPYAIGCPAWSIPEWRGKFLPQSTPQSKLLREYSRVFNTVEGNSFFYALPQEEIVQRWADESAEGFEFCMKVPRDLSHTNRLSASGPIFESLIRRLDILREAIRLGTTFLQLHASFGPSRLEELGEFLDGWPDRLPIAVEVRNEAFFQPGRSRSDLYALLRGRECDRVTFDSRALFSAPPSDPVEEKSQERKPRLPVEWTVTGKRPLVRFVGRNNINLVDPWQSEVARVVAHWIREGRRPYVFMHTPDDTFAPQLCRRFHCLLQEWIPDLPDLQFPQVESQLGLFDLL encoded by the coding sequence ATGGCAAATAAACTCCCCTACGCAATTGGTTGTCCGGCATGGAGCATCCCGGAATGGAGAGGGAAATTCCTACCCCAATCGACTCCCCAGAGTAAGCTTCTTCGTGAGTACTCAAGAGTTTTCAACACGGTAGAAGGAAACTCGTTTTTTTATGCATTACCTCAAGAGGAAATTGTCCAACGCTGGGCGGATGAGAGTGCCGAGGGCTTTGAGTTTTGCATGAAAGTTCCTCGTGACCTGTCTCACACGAATCGACTCTCAGCATCCGGCCCTATTTTTGAGTCCCTCATCAGGAGACTCGATATTCTACGGGAAGCCATCCGACTCGGAACCACCTTCCTACAGCTCCATGCGAGCTTTGGTCCATCACGCTTGGAGGAGTTGGGAGAATTCCTCGATGGATGGCCTGACCGACTACCCATCGCCGTCGAAGTGAGGAACGAAGCGTTCTTTCAACCCGGTAGAAGCCGCAGTGACCTGTATGCACTTTTGCGGGGGCGCGAATGTGATCGGGTGACTTTCGATAGCCGCGCTCTTTTCAGCGCACCACCTAGCGATCCTGTGGAGGAGAAATCTCAAGAGCGCAAACCACGGTTGCCCGTTGAATGGACCGTCACCGGAAAACGGCCCTTGGTCCGGTTTGTGGGAAGGAACAACATAAACCTTGTGGACCCATGGCAAAGCGAAGTTGCCAGAGTGGTGGCGCATTGGATCCGCGAGGGAAGAAGGCCCTACGTGTTTATGCACACTCCAGACGACACCTTCGCACCCCAACTCTGTAGACGATTTCACTGCCTCCTTCAGGAGTGGATTCCCGATTTGCCCGACCTCCAGTTTCCCCAAGTGGAGTCGCAGCTCGGGCTCTTTGATCTTTTATAA
- the argC gene encoding N-acetyl-gamma-glutamyl-phosphate reductase, with protein sequence MGASGYSGEVLVELLASHPGVELAAVTSRSLGGTQVSTVFPKLAHRLGDLAFSESNADELAKREDLEVVFLALPHGVAAGYARPLFEAGKAIFDLSADFRLGSTALYEEFYGAPHPDPDLLKAAAYVIPEFPLFDWKKSNLVACPGCYPTSVLVPLLPLLSAGLVETEGIVACSMSGVSGAGKKANEDFSYCERNESARPYGQPKHRHLSEIEEQLGIAANDEVILQFLPHLIPMRRGIITTISLPYDGISTDAVVAEWNRVYGDKPFVRVLDGDSLPESKYVVGTNRIDIAARMDVRTQRLLLTSSEDNLLKGASGQAVQLMNLKFGLDETAGLP encoded by the coding sequence GTGGGAGCATCCGGATACTCCGGAGAAGTTCTGGTGGAGCTGTTGGCCAGCCATCCTGGGGTGGAGTTGGCTGCAGTCACCTCCCGAAGCCTTGGCGGCACTCAAGTTTCTACGGTTTTTCCCAAACTGGCCCACCGGTTGGGCGACCTTGCTTTTTCAGAATCCAACGCAGATGAGCTTGCCAAACGCGAGGATCTGGAGGTGGTCTTTTTAGCGCTTCCTCACGGGGTCGCTGCCGGCTATGCCCGACCGCTTTTCGAAGCTGGAAAGGCAATTTTTGATCTCAGTGCAGATTTCCGACTTGGATCCACCGCCCTTTACGAGGAGTTCTACGGCGCACCCCATCCGGACCCCGACCTGTTGAAGGCTGCAGCATACGTCATTCCTGAGTTTCCCCTTTTTGACTGGAAGAAGAGCAATCTCGTGGCGTGTCCCGGTTGCTATCCGACATCGGTTCTTGTCCCCCTTCTGCCGCTTCTCTCGGCCGGGCTAGTTGAGACCGAAGGGATCGTTGCTTGTAGCATGAGCGGCGTTAGCGGAGCGGGAAAGAAAGCTAACGAAGATTTTAGTTACTGTGAGAGAAACGAGAGTGCACGCCCTTACGGACAGCCCAAACATCGGCACCTTTCCGAGATTGAGGAACAGCTGGGAATAGCTGCCAACGACGAGGTGATTCTTCAATTTCTCCCCCATCTGATTCCGATGCGAAGGGGTATCATCACTACCATTTCTTTACCTTACGATGGTATAAGCACCGACGCTGTTGTCGCGGAGTGGAATCGGGTTTATGGCGACAAACCGTTTGTTCGCGTTTTAGACGGTGATTCGCTGCCTGAATCAAAGTATGTGGTCGGCACCAACCGGATTGATATAGCGGCGCGAATGGACGTGCGCACCCAACGTCTGCTGCTTACCTCATCTGAGGATAATTTGCTAAAAGGAGCGAGTGGGCAGGCCGTTCAATTGATGAACCTGAAATTCGGTCTGGATGAAACCGCTGGACTTCCCTAA
- the argJ gene encoding bifunctional glutamate N-acetyltransferase/amino-acid acetyltransferase ArgJ — MNLSVKEQSPGITDVPGFSASGVACDIRGTGDDRLDLGLILSEKPCTGAGVFTLNDVVAAPVDFCKSLLSPTHVFHGIVANSGNANACTGEQGEKDCAEMATIARQALSLPPNSVFVASTGRIGRELPMEKVRGGIRESALRVTRDSAGGHDFANSILTSDTRSKTVTVRIEEGSKRYTVSGVGKGAGMIEPNMATMLAFLATDFVVPQATLQATLTRAVHGSFNRISVDGDMSTNDTVLLLANGASGTRVDDNADLLDAFHRAVGEVCNRLARMIVGDGERINHVVTLSVTGAPSDEEAEKVARCVGNSLLVKTSWFGNDPNWGRIVDAAGYARVGIDYNKVDMDYGPVPVMRRGAPQTENLPLWKKEVEQREFTVNLNLNLGKGSFQLLTTDLSEGYVDFNKSE, encoded by the coding sequence ATGAACCTTTCCGTCAAAGAACAGAGCCCGGGGATCACGGACGTTCCGGGATTTTCAGCATCGGGCGTTGCCTGCGATATCCGCGGAACGGGTGACGACCGGCTTGATCTTGGCCTTATCCTAAGTGAGAAACCATGCACAGGTGCTGGAGTCTTCACACTCAACGATGTTGTCGCAGCGCCGGTGGACTTCTGCAAGTCCCTGCTCTCTCCAACCCACGTCTTTCATGGAATTGTTGCCAACAGTGGAAATGCGAATGCCTGCACGGGGGAACAGGGTGAAAAAGACTGTGCGGAAATGGCCACCATCGCCCGCCAGGCACTCAGCCTTCCGCCGAATAGTGTTTTCGTAGCCTCGACCGGGAGAATTGGCCGAGAGCTCCCCATGGAAAAAGTCCGGGGTGGAATTCGCGAATCCGCACTCCGAGTGACCCGCGACTCTGCTGGCGGCCATGACTTTGCCAACTCAATTCTGACATCAGACACCCGGTCCAAAACGGTAACCGTCCGCATCGAGGAGGGTTCGAAGCGGTATACGGTTTCCGGAGTGGGAAAAGGAGCCGGCATGATTGAGCCAAATATGGCGACCATGCTCGCGTTTCTCGCAACAGATTTCGTCGTACCCCAGGCAACCCTTCAAGCAACGCTGACCCGAGCCGTGCACGGTTCTTTCAACCGCATTTCAGTGGACGGAGATATGAGCACCAACGATACGGTTCTCCTCCTCGCGAACGGTGCGTCCGGCACGCGTGTTGACGACAATGCCGATCTACTCGATGCGTTCCATCGTGCAGTGGGGGAAGTTTGTAACCGGCTTGCGCGGATGATCGTGGGTGATGGAGAGAGAATCAATCACGTGGTTACACTTTCCGTGACCGGAGCTCCCTCTGATGAAGAGGCCGAGAAAGTCGCTCGGTGTGTCGGCAATTCTCTCCTGGTGAAAACTTCATGGTTTGGAAATGACCCGAACTGGGGACGCATCGTCGACGCCGCAGGTTACGCACGTGTCGGTATTGACTACAACAAAGTAGATATGGACTACGGTCCGGTGCCCGTTATGAGAAGAGGCGCTCCGCAAACGGAGAACCTACCTCTCTGGAAAAAGGAGGTCGAACAAAGAGAGTTTACGGTCAATCTGAACCTGAATCTCGGCAAGGGGTCCTTCCAACTGCTCACAACGGACCTTTCAGAAGGGTACGTAGACTTCAACAAGAGTGAGTAA
- the argB gene encoding acetylglutamate kinase → MDLSHIDVTSKAAVLIEALPYIQRFNGSVFVVKYGGGFMDDPDPKVRAKVATDLCFLAAVGIHVVVVHGGGKAITRAMDASGLEARFEKGLRVTDSETVEIVRKTLDEEVNLEICEIIQRKLGRPLSIPGKKVLRTERLAFSPSGEPIDIGYVGEVQEVKTRPIRKAIADGYMPIISPVGADKTGQAYNTNADVAASRVASALRARRLVYLCDVPGLMKDPQDPETLISSLTATSANDLKEKGVIAHGMIPKVDSAVHALKNGVHRVHFVDGRMPHSLLLEVFTDEGIGTEIVH, encoded by the coding sequence ATGGATCTTAGTCACATCGACGTCACATCGAAGGCGGCGGTGCTCATCGAAGCACTTCCGTACATTCAGCGTTTCAACGGTTCGGTCTTTGTCGTAAAATACGGCGGCGGCTTCATGGACGACCCCGACCCCAAGGTCCGTGCAAAAGTAGCTACCGACCTTTGCTTTCTTGCAGCCGTCGGAATCCACGTCGTAGTTGTTCACGGTGGGGGCAAAGCAATTACCCGCGCGATGGATGCCTCTGGGCTGGAAGCAAGATTTGAAAAAGGGCTTCGGGTTACCGATTCGGAGACCGTCGAGATTGTCCGCAAGACTCTTGACGAAGAAGTGAACCTCGAAATTTGCGAGATCATCCAGAGAAAGCTGGGTCGTCCGCTATCGATTCCTGGGAAGAAAGTGCTTCGAACCGAGAGGCTTGCCTTCTCTCCCTCTGGTGAGCCAATCGATATTGGATATGTAGGAGAGGTTCAGGAGGTGAAAACCCGTCCCATTCGGAAGGCGATCGCAGATGGTTACATGCCGATCATTTCCCCGGTTGGCGCTGATAAGACTGGACAGGCTTACAACACCAACGCAGATGTAGCCGCTTCAAGGGTTGCCTCTGCTCTTAGAGCGCGTCGCCTAGTCTATCTCTGCGATGTGCCAGGACTAATGAAGGACCCACAAGACCCGGAAACCCTGATATCAAGCCTAACTGCGACGAGCGCGAACGATCTGAAGGAGAAAGGCGTCATTGCGCATGGAATGATACCGAAAGTGGACAGTGCCGTTCATGCGCTGAAGAACGGCGTTCATCGCGTTCACTTTGTTGATGGAAGAATGCCACATTCACTTTTGCTCGAGGTCTTTACTGACGAAGGGATTGGAACCGAGATTGTTCACTGA
- a CDS encoding aspartate aminotransferase family protein, with protein sequence MDPRTEEQYQQFLIRNYGAPPISLVSGSGSRVTDDEGRTYLDFTTGIAVNALGHSHPDWVKAVQEQATRLTHCSNLFANPLQAELAERLNQNTPAGKVLFCNSGAEANEALIKLARLHGRKISGREGKRFTVLTAENAFHGRTFGGMAATPQEKIQSGFRPMLKGFRHAKLNDIDSFKKAVDRSVCAVLVETIQGEGGIYPADEQFLRDLRELCTERGVMLMVDEVQCGIGRSGKFFAYHYSGIEPDAIGMAKGLGGGFPIGAIWTANAFSDLFTPGSHGTTFGGTPLACSAALAVLNVLERDNLIEQVARQGTHLMEALLNLQKKFPERIREIRGKGYLVGIALNEDHLPIVARLRDEGLLTAPAGGQTVRFIPPLTASMEELDEAVGIFERVLKD encoded by the coding sequence ATGGATCCGCGAACCGAAGAACAGTACCAGCAGTTCCTGATTCGAAACTATGGAGCTCCACCTATCTCTCTGGTCAGCGGATCGGGTAGCCGGGTGACTGATGACGAGGGACGAACTTACCTGGACTTTACTACCGGTATAGCCGTCAATGCTCTTGGGCACTCACACCCCGACTGGGTGAAGGCTGTTCAGGAGCAGGCCACCCGTCTCACACACTGCAGCAACCTTTTCGCGAACCCACTTCAAGCGGAGCTTGCTGAACGTTTGAATCAAAACACACCCGCAGGAAAGGTTCTTTTCTGCAACAGTGGTGCCGAAGCCAATGAAGCACTGATTAAGCTCGCCCGGCTTCATGGTCGGAAAATTTCGGGTCGAGAGGGAAAGCGTTTTACTGTGTTAACGGCGGAAAATGCCTTTCACGGAAGGACCTTCGGGGGTATGGCAGCAACGCCTCAAGAGAAAATCCAAAGTGGATTCCGCCCAATGCTGAAAGGGTTTCGCCACGCCAAACTCAATGATATTGACTCTTTTAAAAAGGCAGTGGACCGCTCCGTTTGTGCGGTTCTTGTAGAGACTATTCAGGGAGAAGGGGGTATCTACCCAGCAGATGAGCAGTTCCTTCGTGATCTCCGGGAACTGTGCACCGAACGCGGAGTCATGCTTATGGTGGACGAAGTGCAGTGCGGAATCGGCCGTTCCGGTAAGTTCTTCGCCTACCACTATTCCGGGATCGAGCCGGACGCGATAGGAATGGCGAAAGGACTCGGAGGTGGTTTTCCCATCGGTGCGATTTGGACCGCAAACGCGTTCTCCGATCTATTCACACCCGGCTCTCATGGGACCACCTTCGGCGGAACTCCGCTGGCCTGCTCGGCAGCGTTAGCGGTCTTAAACGTTCTCGAGAGAGACAACCTCATCGAACAAGTCGCTCGGCAGGGAACACACCTCATGGAAGCCCTCCTCAATCTACAGAAGAAATTCCCTGAGCGGATTCGGGAAATTCGTGGCAAAGGATATTTGGTAGGGATCGCACTCAACGAAGATCACCTGCCCATCGTCGCCCGGCTACGCGACGAGGGACTCCTTACCGCTCCAGCGGGAGGGCAGACCGTCCGATTCATACCACCTCTCACGGCTTCGATGGAGGAGCTGGATGAGGCCGTAGGAATATTCGAGCGGGTGTTGAAGGATTAA
- a CDS encoding DUF6159 family protein: MFATLSRSWQFAKISYRTLFENKQLLAFPAISTVASILVFASFLLPLWQTGQLDAWFDDVEAGTSQQDYGMYVTAFLFYFCNYFVIIFFNTALVASVMNIFEGGQGKVGFGLSFAAKRLHSIFGWALVSAVIGTILRVIERNQKAGAFIAAIIGSAWTALSYFVIPVIASQGLGPIGAFKESVRTLKSTWGTALAGNFSMGGIGFLISLPVILLIVALFIINQPALALGLGIPLLILVAVITATADYIFKAYLFTYATGKALPDNIDTSMMGEAFRQTR; the protein is encoded by the coding sequence ATGTTTGCGACACTTTCCCGCAGTTGGCAGTTCGCCAAGATCAGCTATCGGACTCTTTTTGAGAACAAGCAGCTCCTTGCTTTTCCGGCTATTTCTACCGTCGCCTCGATTCTGGTCTTCGCCAGTTTTCTCCTACCGCTTTGGCAGACCGGCCAGCTGGATGCATGGTTTGACGACGTCGAAGCGGGAACTTCGCAGCAGGATTACGGAATGTATGTGACCGCATTTCTTTTCTATTTCTGCAACTACTTCGTGATTATTTTCTTCAATACAGCCTTGGTGGCTTCAGTGATGAATATTTTTGAAGGAGGACAGGGGAAAGTAGGATTCGGTCTCTCCTTTGCCGCAAAGCGACTTCACTCCATTTTTGGATGGGCTTTGGTTTCCGCAGTGATCGGCACTATTCTCAGAGTCATCGAAAGGAACCAAAAGGCAGGAGCCTTCATTGCTGCAATCATCGGCTCAGCTTGGACCGCACTCTCCTATTTCGTTATTCCCGTTATCGCTTCGCAAGGTCTCGGACCGATTGGCGCCTTCAAGGAATCGGTGCGCACCCTGAAGTCGACGTGGGGAACCGCACTTGCCGGAAATTTCTCCATGGGGGGTATTGGATTTTTGATTTCCCTTCCCGTAATTCTATTGATTGTCGCCCTGTTCATAATCAACCAACCGGCTCTTGCTCTCGGTTTGGGCATACCTCTCCTCATTCTAGTTGCAGTCATCACCGCTACAGCGGACTACATTTTCAAAGCCTACCTTTTTACCTATGCGACTGGAAAGGCACTGCCGGACAATATCGATACTTCAATGATGGGCGAAGCGTTCCGGCAGACGAGGTAA